Proteins from a genomic interval of Bradyrhizobium sp. CCGB01:
- the msrA gene encoding peptide-methionine (S)-S-oxide reductase MsrA — protein MLFMRKTTALPSATEALPGRAQAIPTATIHFVNGAKLQPPYPAGLEQAVFGLGCFWGAERKFWELGDGVYATAVGYAGGHTPNPTYEETCSGRTGHTEVVLVVFDPKKISYEKLLKTFWESHNPTQGMRQGNDVGTQYRSAIYTYSDAQKKAADESKALYQKALAAKGLGAITTEIAPAGAFYFAEDYHQQYLAKNPAGYCGLGGTGVSCPIGVGVSA, from the coding sequence ATGCTGTTCATGCGCAAGACCACCGCATTGCCGAGCGCCACGGAAGCGCTGCCCGGCCGTGCGCAAGCCATTCCCACCGCGACCATCCATTTCGTCAACGGCGCGAAGTTGCAGCCGCCTTATCCCGCAGGCCTTGAGCAGGCCGTGTTCGGGCTCGGCTGCTTCTGGGGCGCCGAGCGCAAATTCTGGGAGCTCGGCGACGGTGTTTACGCGACCGCCGTCGGCTATGCCGGCGGCCACACGCCGAACCCGACCTATGAAGAGACCTGTTCGGGACGGACCGGCCACACCGAAGTGGTGCTGGTCGTGTTCGATCCGAAGAAGATCTCCTACGAGAAGCTCTTGAAGACATTCTGGGAGAGCCACAACCCGACGCAGGGCATGCGTCAGGGCAACGATGTCGGCACGCAGTACCGAAGCGCGATCTACACCTATTCAGACGCGCAGAAGAAAGCGGCCGATGAATCGAAGGCGCTCTATCAGAAGGCGCTTGCCGCAAAAGGCCTCGGCGCCATCACCACCGAGATCGCGCCTGCCGGCGCGTTCTATTTTGCCGAGGACTATCATCAGCAATATCTGGCGAAGAACCCCGCCGGCTATTGCGGCTTGGGAGGCACCGGCGTGTCCTGCCCGATCGGCGTGGGCGTCAGCGCGTAA